The following proteins are encoded in a genomic region of Neurospora crassa OR74A linkage group VI, whole genome shotgun sequence:
- a CDS encoding class E vacuolar protein-sorting machinery protein hse-1, which yields MFRAAAAGPYDEAINKATDENLTSEDWGAIMEVCDRVATDANGAKEAVNSMIKRLAHRNANVQLYTLEVANALSQNCGKNMHRELSSRAFTDALLKLANDRNTHTQVKAKILERMKEWSDMFKSDSDLGIMYDAYYRLKQSNPTLQPPSAPQKNVLTDADRQKEEEELQMALQLSLQEEERKKRPAGASGATASSSSGGAAAGPSNAGGAVASGEGTNSTAGQAEATPQPVPSSTTAATVSRVRALYDFVPSEPGELEFKKGDVIAVLKSVYKDWWSGSLKGKTGIFPLNYVEKLADPTPEELQREAQMEAEVFAEIKNVEKLLTLLSAGNTGPREEDNEEISKLYHQTLAIRPKLIKLIEKYSQKKDDFTQLNEKFIKARRDYEALLESSMSHPPGPTYHQYAMRPPMTNSYGSGGYGAPPPQQQQEPPRFYNPAPAQDAPQYPATSPSPNPNHFIRPAGTPAPYYMGGAEGPGQLQHQQQPPYPQQQPQPAYGAPSRPQDQQRNPSGPSPMAPAPLNTTSSPPPGNQYTPYQAPGASGANNRTNSYSSTNGGAPQELSTSAYDSPIAQHSTNPLSNPSYNAPSAPSYSQGRPGAPTDDPYGPTSPGAGSSNNVGSAPPPPSGPAPSGPAPSAPSAPSAPSAPGAPNSYTQGAYHSQNPYAAAAAAAAAAASRTHVPGVYDGAGSEVSSTAPQPPAALQPGGGAQPQYKAYVPPGAPSAPGSGQEGPSAPGQNDGLADYYRSAY from the exons ATGTTTCGAGCCGCGGCCGCAGGGCCTTACGATGAGGCCATCA ACAAGGCAACCGACGAGAACCTCACGTCCGAGGACTGGGGCGCCATCATGGAGGTCTGCGATCGGGTAGCCACCGATGCCAACGGTGCCAAAGAGGCCGTCAATAGCATGATCAAGCGCCTGGCCCATAGGAACGCCAATGTTCAGCTGTATACCCTCGAG GTTGCAAATGCCCTTTCCCAAAACTGCGGCAAGAACATGCACCGCGAGCTCTCCAGCCGCGCCTTCACCGACGCCCTCCTTAAGCTCGCCAACGACCGCAACACCCACACCCAAGTCAAGGCCAAGATCCTCGAGCGCATGAAGGAGTGGTCCGACATGTTCAAGTCCGACTCCGACCTCGGCATTATGTACGATGCCTACTACCGCCTAAAGCAGTCGAACCCGACCCTGCAGCCGCCTAGCGCCCCGCAAAAGAACGTTCTCACCGATGCCGACCgccagaaggaggaggaagagctccAGATGGCTCTCCAGCTCAGTttgcaggaggaggaacggAAGAAGAGACCCGCTGGTGCTTCGGGGGCAACTGCGTCCTCATCCAGTGGTGGTGCGGCCGCAGGGCCGAGCAACGCCGGGGGAGCAGTAGCGTCGGGGGAAGGCACGAACTCAACCGCTGGCCAGGCAGAGGCAACACCTCAGCCGGTTCCCTCGAGTACCACGGCCGCTACCGTGTCCCGCGTCAGGGCGCTCTACGACTTTGTCCCCTCGGAGCCGGGCGAGCTGGAGTTCAAAAAGGGTGATGTCATTGCCGTGTTGAAGAGCGTGTACAAGGATTGGTGGAGCGGTTCTCTCAAGGGCAAGACGGGCATCTTCCCTCTGAACTATGTCGAAAAGCTGGCGGACCCGACCCCGGAGGAGTTGCAGCGTGAGGCGCAGATGGAGGCCGAGGTGTTTGCGGAGATCAAGAATGTGGAAAAATTGTTGACACTCTTGAGTGCCGGAAACACGGGTCcaagggaggaggataatgAAGAGATTTCG AAACTTTATCACCAGACGCTAGCGATTCGGCCCAAGCTTATCAAGCTGATTGAGAAGTACTCGCAGAAGAAGG ATGACTTTACGCAGTTGAACGAAAAGTTCATCAAGGCTAGAAGAGACTATGAAGCGCTTCTTGAGTCTTCCATGTCTCACCCACCAGGACCGACTTATCACCAATACGCGATGAGACCTCCAATGACCAATAGCTACGGATCTGGCGGATATggtgctcctcctccacaacagcagcaggagccGCCCCGGTTCTATAATCCAGCGCCCGCTCAAG ATGCGCCCCAGTATCCTGCGACCTCGCCGTCGCCAAACCCTAATCACTTCATACGTCCTGCTGGCACTCCTGCGCCTTATTACATGGGGGGTGCTGAAGGCCCAGGACAACttcagcatcaacagcaacctCCTTACCCTCAACAGCAGCCGCAACCAGCATATGGTGCCCCCTCCCGACCTCAAGACCAGCAGCGAAATCCATCAGGACCCAGTCCTATGGCTCCCGCCCCGTTGAACACAACTTCCTCGCCACCCCCAGGGAATCAGTACACCCCTTACCAAGCCCCTGGCGCATCCGGAGCAAACAACCGCACAAACTCATACAGCAGTACAAATGGCGGTGCCCCCCAAGAGCTCTCTACCTCAGCCTATGATTCGCCCATCGCTCAACACAGCACTAACCCCCTATCCAACCCATCCTACAACGCTCCTTCCGCTCCTTCCTACAGCCAAGGGAGGCCCGGAGCTCCCACTGACGACCCCTACGGACCAACGAGCCCCGGAGCAGGAAGTAGCAACAACGTAGGCTCcgctccccctcctccctccggTCCCGCACCCTCCGGTCCCGCACCCTCCGCTCCTTCGGCTCCCTCAGCTCCCTCAGCACCCGGTGCTCCCAACAGTTACACACAGGGCGCATATCACAGCCAGAATCCTtacgccgccgctgccgccgccgctgcggCAGCTGCTTCACGGACGCATGTCCCTGGGGTTTACGATGGTGCTGGCAGCGAAGTATCATCGACGGCACCGCAGCCGCCTGCGGCATTGCAGCCTGGTGGTGGGGCACAGCCTCAGTACAAGGCTTATGTACCTCCTGGGGCGCCATCAGCGCCGGGTAGTGGTCAGGAGGGACCAAGTGCCCCGGGACAGAATGATGGGTTGGCGGATTATTACCGGAGTGCTTACTAA